A genomic segment from Malus domestica chromosome 05, GDT2T_hap1 encodes:
- the LOC103408750 gene encoding ras-related protein RABA5a isoform X2, whose amino-acid sequence MAFYSEEEKTEDYLFKIVLIGDSAVGKSNLLARFARDEFYPNSKSTIGVEFQTQKVDINGKEVKAQIWDTAGQERFRAVTSAYYRGAVGALLVYDISRHQTFDSIGRWLNELHITILVGNKSDLKDAREVPTSEGKALAEAQGLFFMETSALDSSNVSAAFQMVVKEIYNILSRKVMISQELKKQDPSWVGSGKTVVLQDGSQEAAVAEPKKGGCCSS is encoded by the exons ATGGCTTTTTATTCCGAAGAGGAAAAGACCGAGGATTATCTGTTCAAGATTGTTTTAATTGGTGATTCAGCCGTTGGAAAATCCAATTTGCTTGCAAGATTTGCTAGAGATGAGTTCTACCCTAATTCGAAGTCAACTATAGGAGTAGAGTTCCAAACCCAAAAGGTGGATATCAATGGTAAAGAAGTCAAAGCACAGATCTGGGACACAGCTGGTCAAGAGCGGTTCAGGGCTGTCACATCTGCATATTACAGAGGTGCCGTTGGTGCTCTTTTGGTATATGATATCAGTAGACACCAGACGTTTGATAGCATTGGCAGATGGCTTAACGAACTCCACA TTACGATACTTGTTGGCAACAAGTCCGATCTCAAGGATGCCAGGGAGGTACCCACTTCTGAGGGCAAAGCCTTGGCAGAAGCACAGGGTTTGTTTTTTATGGAAACGTCTGCTCTTGATTCGTCCAATGTCTCTGCCGCTTTTCAGATGGTTGTGAAAGAGATCTATAACATACTAAGCCGCAAAGTTATGATATCTCAGGAGCTCAAGAAACAGGACCCCAGTTGGGTAGGGAGTGGAAAGACGGTGGTTTTGCAAGACGGGAGCCAAGAAGCAGCAGTTGCAGAGCCTAAAAAAGGTGGGTGCTGTTCATCTTAG
- the LOC103408750 gene encoding ras-related protein RABA5a isoform X1: protein MAFYSEEEKTEDYLFKIVLIGDSAVGKSNLLARFARDEFYPNSKSTIGVEFQTQKVDINGKEVKAQIWDTAGQERFRAVTSAYYRGAVGALLVYDISRHQTFDSIGRWLNELHTHSDMNVVTILVGNKSDLKDAREVPTSEGKALAEAQGLFFMETSALDSSNVSAAFQMVVKEIYNILSRKVMISQELKKQDPSWVGSGKTVVLQDGSQEAAVAEPKKGGCCSS, encoded by the exons ATGGCTTTTTATTCCGAAGAGGAAAAGACCGAGGATTATCTGTTCAAGATTGTTTTAATTGGTGATTCAGCCGTTGGAAAATCCAATTTGCTTGCAAGATTTGCTAGAGATGAGTTCTACCCTAATTCGAAGTCAACTATAGGAGTAGAGTTCCAAACCCAAAAGGTGGATATCAATGGTAAAGAAGTCAAAGCACAGATCTGGGACACAGCTGGTCAAGAGCGGTTCAGGGCTGTCACATCTGCATATTACAGAGGTGCCGTTGGTGCTCTTTTGGTATATGATATCAGTAGACACCAGACGTTTGATAGCATTGGCAGATGGCTTAACGAACTCCACA CTCATTCTGACATGAACGTAGTTACGATACTTGTTGGCAACAAGTCCGATCTCAAGGATGCCAGGGAGGTACCCACTTCTGAGGGCAAAGCCTTGGCAGAAGCACAGGGTTTGTTTTTTATGGAAACGTCTGCTCTTGATTCGTCCAATGTCTCTGCCGCTTTTCAGATGGTTGTGAAAGAGATCTATAACATACTAAGCCGCAAAGTTATGATATCTCAGGAGCTCAAGAAACAGGACCCCAGTTGGGTAGGGAGTGGAAAGACGGTGGTTTTGCAAGACGGGAGCCAAGAAGCAGCAGTTGCAGAGCCTAAAAAAGGTGGGTGCTGTTCATCTTAG
- the LOC103408797 gene encoding putative F-box/LRR-repeat protein At5g02700, whose protein sequence is MMNSKGGECNLVDRISKLPEEILVTIVSLLPLKEAGATSILSKRWQYVWASTVTLDFDPKHELGEHYCRLLRVEPEQKDLLRQRYVDWVNTVVEQHRGPVIEQFRAYFDIDGHFTSSIDKWIQFAMNKRVQILELVFCNELRSNYKDVYPFPVQLLGLQNDSTLKLNPTHSDISSLHSSRYNVGFKFLRVLYFNYVDVSGKVLEYLLSNCPVLERLKVDSANNKLVNLRVVGSSMALKYLDIQFCFALRSIEIRDANLVSFMYVGGRHINLLLSNVPLLVEVCVNERIKPFLFEGRIYYRSIQLPFTQLSCCLSQLEVLMLPIDGAVSICNYNLLVFFSSVFVM, encoded by the coding sequence ATGATGAATAGTAAGGGCGGCGAGTGCAACTTGGTGGACAGAATTAGCAAGTTGCCAGAAGAAATTCTCGTTACTATTGTGTCTCTCTTGCCACTAAAAGAAGCAGGAGCTACCAGTATTCTTTCCAAGCGATGGCAATATGTGTGGGCGTCTACCGTGACTCTCGATTTTGATCCTAAACATGAGCTGGGTGAACATTATTGCCGCCTGCTGCGTGTAGAACCAGAACAAAAAGACCTGCTAAGACAGAGATATGTCGATTGGGTAAACACTGTGGTGGAACAACATAGAGGCCCTGTTATCGAACAATTCCGGGCTTACTTTGATATAGATGGTCATTTTACAAGTTCCATTGATAAGTGGATTCAGTTTGCAATGAATAAGAGAGTTCAAATACTTGAGCTGGTGTTTTGCAATGAATTGAGATCTAACTATAAAGATGTCTATCCCTTTCCCGTCCAACTTTTAGGTCTCCAAAATGATTCTACCTTGAAGCTCAATCCCACCCATTCTGACATTTCAAGTCTACATTCCTCTAGATACAATGTTGGATTTAAGTTCCTCAGAGTTCTTTATTTCAATTATGTTGACGTGTCTGGAAAAGTTCTTGAATACTTACTGTCAAATTGTCCAGTTCTTGAAAGATTAAAAGTGGACAGTGCTAACAATAAGTTGGTTAATTTAAGAGTAGTTGGTTCGTCGATGGCATTGAAATATTTAGatattcaattttgttttgcccTCAGAAGCATTGAGATTCGTGATGCAAACCTTGTTTCATTCATGTATGTGGGAGGACGTCATATAAACTTGCTTCTCAGTAACGTACCTTTACTTGTAGAGGTATGCGTTAATGAGCGTATTAAACCTTTCTTGTTTGAGGGTCGTATCTACTATCGATCCATACAGCTTCCCTTCACCCAACTGTCATGCTGTCTTTCTCAGCTAGAGGTCCTCATGCTACCCATCGATGGAGCGGTTAGTATATGCAATTATAATTTGctggttttcttttcttctgttTTCGTTATGTAG
- the LOC103434564 gene encoding pumilio homolog 18-like, with protein MATSCYSASDPPNPETPCVPPSYSLRRQQEADLCHYFGNVRVTVDKSSTSSPGSSSYATPTKIEQAQYDFYPRYESGLRNCPRAPMALYSESIWGGNSVNARGNFMGSNNLNVHQLIGNPATEERTRANWSVGATSTSLGNWAHQLSPFGNSDWNQNYGGQNYRGNVESTGLYYFKGNNWAQSSGIHSEIARLAMTQLGSQALVQRMITPSDPLAKSMVLEGVFGSLFEVMCDFHGHYVFRKLVESCNHSQLRLIVAKITLNSKPLINISVCNYGSKSIQMLIKVLEKSPLIYTLTSALSDVVEELMTNRTGSYVILKCLNQLDIEKNKKIYEAVVRLCVRLAQHERGCIHLNEFITNSKTPYREKLMDKVSSNSKFLSQDPSGNFVVQHIFTLYNPVFSAKICFELRNLYIQLSLQKGGSHVVEMCLNSLGMEVVVNVFLKYDKLWQVARDQYGNYVIQTALKATKRENSPLHQMLLEKLNKDRSELMVGFGRKVLSVIDKGIPLE; from the exons ATGGCGACTTCATGTTACTCTGCTTCCGACCCTCCCAATCCAGAGACTCCTTGCGTGCCTCCTTCTTACTCTCTTCGACGACAACAAGAAGCCGACCTCTGCCATTATTTCGGCAACGTTCGGGTAACAGTGGACAAAAGCAGCACTAGTTCTCCGGGTTCGTCTTCATATGCTACTCCCACCAAAATCGAACAAGCACAATATGATTTTTATCCGAGATACGAAAGCGGGTTAAGAAATTGTCCGAGAGCTCCAATGGCATTGTATTCAGAGAGTATATGGGGAGGCAATAGTGTGAACGCTAGAG GAAACTTTATGGGTTCAAACAATCTGAATGTCCATCAACTTATTGGCAATCCGGCTACAGAAGAAAGGACAAGAGCAAATTGGAGTGTTGGAGCAACATCTACATCTTTGGGCAATTGGGCACACCAGCTTAGCCCTTTTGGTAATAGCGATTGGAACCAAAATTATGGAGGACAAAATTACAGAGGCAATGTTGAAAGCACTGGATTATATTATTTCAAAGGTAATAATTGGGCCCAAAGTTCAGGAATACATAGTGAGATAGCTCGACTCGCTATGACTCAACTCGGATCGCAGGCCTTGGTACAGAGAATGATAACTCCCAGCGACCCATTAGCAAAGAGTATGGTACTCGAAGGGGTTTTTGGTTCCTTATTCGAGGTGATGTGTGACTTTCATGGACACTATGTTTTTCGGAAGCTTGTTGAATCATGCAATCACAGTCAGTTGAGACTCATTGTGGCTAAGATAACTTTGAATTCTAAACCACTCATCAACATATCAGTCTGCAATTATGG CTCAAAATCAATTCAAATGCTGATCAAGGTGCTCGAGAAATCGCCCCTGATTTACACTTTGACATCAGCTCTATCTGATGTTGTCGAAGAACTGATGACCAATCGTACAGGATCCTATGTCATCTTGAAGTGCTTAAACCAACTTGACATTGAGAAAAATAAG AAAATATATGAAGCTGTTGTGAGGCTTTGCGTCCGATTGGCTCAGCACGAAAGGGGATGCATACACTTGAATGAGTTCATCACCAACAGTAAAACTCCATACAGAGAGAAACTCATGGACAAAGTCTCGAGCAACTCAAAATTCCTTTCTCAGGATCCTTCGGG GAACTTTGTTGTCCAGCACATCTTCACGCTATATAACCCAGTCTTCTCTGCAAAGATATGCTTTGAGCTTCGAAATCTTTACATACAACTCTCATTGCAAAAAGGCGGGAGTCACGTTGTAGAGATGTGCTTAAACTCTTTGGGAATGGAAGTTGTAGTGAATGTTTTTCTAAAGTATGACAAACTCTGGCAAGTTGCGCGAGATCAGTATGGAAACTACGTGATCCAAACAGCATTGAAGGCCACAAAGCGCGAAAATAGCCCCCTTCATCAAATGCTTCTAGAAAAGCTCAACAAAGATCGAAGTGAACTCATGGTTGGGTTTGGAAGGAAAGTGCTGAGCGTCATTGACAAAGGGATCCCCCTAGAATAG
- the LOC103434425 gene encoding scarecrow-like protein 13, giving the protein MKTSQQHRGIALYHQPVQQIDRCGFQILENSMYPDTGSQGNNLSFQTDKDDKEQFFTLESSPSTDFLPCDSPSAISGLSNRSPFSPQGSHSCFSDQHHSSGNNYGSPISGCSIIVDDDFKYKLREMEVSLLGPDSDIVDSHFCSHRSGMARWSQSQIAETIPKLNLKDVLIDCARAISENELDNAICLMEVLGQMVSVSGEPMQRLGAYMLEGLRARLERSGSSIYKTLKCEVPTSSQLMSYMSVLYKICPYWRFAYMSANVVIREALENEPRIHIIDFQIAQGSQWIPLIQDLARQPGGPPRIRITGVDDTQSEHARGGGLHIVGNRLSELAASCNVPFEFNAAAMCGSEVELHNLRILPGEAIAVNFPYVLHHMPDESVSTENHRDRLLRLVKSLSPKVMTLVEQESNTNTSPFFSRFVEMVDYYTAMFESIDVACPRDDKQRISAEMHCVARDIVNMVACEGAERVERHEPFGKWRSRLTMDGFTPYPLSPKVTEAIRVLLKEYHGNFRVQEANGALYLSWMQRAMATSSAWR; this is encoded by the coding sequence ATGAAAACATCTCAGCAACACCGAGGTATAGCGTTGTATCACCAGCCTGTGCAGCAGATTGATCGCTGTGGTTTCCAAATTTTGGAAAACAGCATGTATCCGGATACTGGTAGCCAAGGAAACAATCTTTCCTTTCAAACCGACAAGGATGACAAGGAGCAGTTCTTTACCCTGGAATCATCTCCATCCACTGACTTTCTACCCTGCGATTCCCCATCTGCTATTAGTGGCTTGTCTAACAGGAGTCCATTTTCACCGCAAGGTTCTCACTCGTGCTTTTCTGATCAGCACCATTCCTCTGGCAACAATTATGGATCACCAATAAGTGGGTGCTCCATAATTGTGGATGATGACTTCAAGTACAAGCTCAGGGAAATGGAAGTTTCATTGCTAGGACCTGATTCGGATATTGTTGACAGCCACTTTTGTTCTCACAGGAGTGGTATGGCAAGGTGGAGCCAGAGTCAAATAGCCGAAACGATACCTAAGTTAAACCTAAAAGATGTTCTCATTGACTGTGCACGTGCGATATCCGAAAACGAATTAGACAATGCAATATGCTTGATGGAAGTTTTGGGGCAAATGGTGTCAGTCTCTGGGGAGCCAATGCAAAGACTGGGGGCTTACATGTTGGAAGGTCTCAGAGCAAGGTTGGAAAGATCAGGGAGTTCGatctacaaaaccctaaaatgtGAAGTTCCAACGAGCTCGCAACTTATGTCATACATGTCTGTCCTCTATAAGATCTGCCCATATTGGAGGTTTGCTTACATGTCTGCAAACGTTGTCATTCGGGAAGCGTTGGAGAATGAGCCAAGAATCCACATAATTGATTTTCAGATTGCACAGGGCAGCCAGTGGATTCCCCTCATCCAAGATCTAGCTCGTCAGCCTGGTGGCCCACCACGTATCCGAATCACAGGCGTTGATGATACCCAATCAGAGCATGCTCGTGGTGGGGGACTTCATATCGTGGGTAATAGGCTTTCAGAGCTTGCTGCATCATGCAACGTGCCATTTGAGTTTAATGCTGCCGCCATGTGTGGTTCTGAGGTTGAACTTCATAATCTCAGGATTCTACCTGGTGAAGCCATAGCCGTTAATTTTCCATACGTGTTGCACCACATGCCAGATGAGAGTGTGAGCACTGAAAATCACAGAGATCGTTTGTTAAGGCTGGTTAAGAGTTTATCGCCCAAAGTTATGACACTTGTGGAACAAGAATCCAACACCAACACTTCCCCATTCTTCTCAAGGTTTGTTGAAATggtagattattatacagcaaTGTTTGAATCAATTGACGTAGCTTGCCCAAGAGATGACAAACAGCGGATCAGCGCAGAGATGCACTGTGTGGCTAGAGACATCGTGAACATGGTTGCTTGTGAAGGAGCCGAGAGGGTGGAACGCCATGAACCTTTCGGGAAGTGGAGGTCAAGGCTAACGATGGATGGATTTACTCCATACCCGCTGAGTCCTAAAGTGACGGAGGCTATCAGGGTTCTGTTGAAGGAATATCACGGGAATTTTAGAGTTCAAGAGGCAAATGGGGCTCTCTACCTTAGTTGGATGCAAAGAGCTATGGCAACGTCTTCTGCATGGAGGTGA